TCCTTGGTGGAGGTCTGCgcacgcaaaaaaaaagcaataacaaAACACGGGCAAACTAAGAAATGGAGAGACGGTGCTCGGCGGAGGTCAGTCGGAAGCCACGCCTACATTCTTCAgccatttttgttttctcagccCTAACGCTTGAGGAAAATCACGTGTCTGTAGAAAAAAGTCCAATAGAAAAAAGGGATGGCGATGAGCGGGGTCACAAATAAGCCAGAAGTAGTACCTCCACCGTACGTCTGTCCAGTCTTGTGTTGCGCGGTAAAGCTAGAAGGGGGCGTGGCGACAAACGGCGCTGCTTGGATCAGGACCCTCGCCGTCCTGAAACCAGCGCTCGGAGCTTTCCGCAATAGCAGCGTGTTTGGAGGGAGAGAATCCCCCGAACGGCGGTCCCGGCGGAAGAGGGTCGCTCGGTCGGTTGGCCCGCCCCCGTCCGGCCAGATGCCGGCCGGAATAGCAGCCACGAGGAGCGGGGAAATTGCACCTGAGTTCGAGAGCCGCTCCGTCCGTCACGGAATGATTGGCGTGTGCAAGATGAGGAGGGAATCGATCCAAGCACGTCACttgcgtccgtccgtccgtctcgtCCGGGAAATCCTGGATTCTTCCAGGTTCcaacgcggcggcggcgacgacctCCCGTGCCTTCAAAGACCGGTCGCCACGATGTCACCGCGGGAGGAGGGGCCCAGTTCATTCCCGCCCGCTGGCCGAGTAGGAGAACTGCGGGAAGTGCGGTCGGCGCTCGTTGTCCAGACAGTCCGTCCCGTCCTCGTCGACTGGGGAAAAGcattaaaatccatttttgatgagcaacatttttattttttgaattgtcCGCCACCTCGACGGGGCGGCGCTTCGTTCTTTGCGCGACTCACATTTCTCGGGCGGCGTCACCGTGATGCTCTGCGCCGTGAACTCCTCGTCGAAGTACCTGGTGTCCGTCTCCGACGTCACCTGAGGCTTGAACGGCGGGAACATCTGAGCGGGGGAGAGCGGACGGGGGTGAGGAGGCGGCGCGGGAATCGGAGCGGGCCGCCGTACCTTTTTGTCGTACACGTGCTGCCAGTCCACACCGGCGAAGAAACCGTGCCTCATGATTTCCTTGGCGTCGTCCGGTCCGCCGCCGAGCCTTGaccgggaaaaaaaagaacaaattagCGGAGTGGTTTGGTCCAATGGCACGCTACCTACCGCTTGTTGGGGTCTTTGACCAGCAGGCCCGACAGCAGCGACTTGGCGTCGGACGAGAGCGTGCGCGGGAACTTGATGTCCTCCATGAGGATGAGCTCAAAGAGCTTCTCGTGGTCTTGGTTGTAGAAGGGCAAGCGGCCGCACATCATCTCGTACGTCACCACGCCCAGGCCCCACCAGTCCACCGCCCGGCCGTAGTCGTTGTCCTCCAAGACCTGACCAGGAGAAAACGTCAGTCAGACAAACCTTATCctttatttaatatttgtaaacagcattccaaaagcatgctaggctaattcagCACTCGAAATTTAGCACTACCAATGAAGTTTAttcgtcccgtattcgggaaatttcgttgtcacagtagcaagaggctgaggatgcagaaataggaaaggcatttcagacataataaataaatacatgaataaatatataaataaataagcgtgtctctgaaatatcatatatatacacacatatatatatacatatatttacatacacaagcacatatatacacatacataaatatatatacacatacatatatatatacatatatatacacacatatatatatacatatatatatacacatatatatacacatgtgtatgtatgtgtatatatgtgcttgtgtgtatatatgtatatatatatatatatatatatatatatatatatatatatatatatacacacacacacatatatacatacatacatatatgcacatatatacacgtacataaatatacatatatatatacacataaatatatatatacacacatgtatatatacatacacatacataaatatatattatatatatatatacacacacatatatacgcacatatatacacacatatataagcacatatatacacatacatatatataagtatacatatgtacatatatacataagtaTACAATGATTGCTTGTAGAGGTAAGATCTCCAGTGGGATTTTTTCGGCCCCAGCTTAACTCTAATTGCTTGTTTGTCTACTGCGATTGGCgggagtcggctgggatagactccagcacccctgccggGATAATTagctgagaaaatgaatgatcaaTATACTTCAAATTTGACCTAAGAGGACATTTTCTATTTTAGCGTACCCATTATTGCAAAAAATAGCATATTTTCCCCACGCCCAGACTTTGAGCAAGCGTCTTTCCCTCGAAGCGCACATGGCGAAAAAGACGACGTGAGCGCCGCGTCGCCGAAAACGGCTCGGTTCCGTCTTTTACGAGACATCTGCCGGCGAGCCTTTTATTGgcccaagaaaaacaaaaaacggcgCCGGCGGCGCGGAAGGAGAAGAAGCGGACAGATGAGCCGGGAGATAAAGCGCCAGAGAGTCAATATGGCGGCGAGGTGGCTGCGGGGAAAAGcgttaagaaagaaaagaagaagaaaaaaggctgAGGCGGCAAAGAGGACGGACTGACTGACGGACGGAAGGATGGCGTTCGCGGCCGCCGGGCGACTCGATCAAAGCGTGGGCGCGCTCCGGCCTCCTCCATCTGCCGAGGTACTTCAGGTGCTCGTTAACATCACACGCGTGTTGAAGGCGCGACGCGTGTGCTGCGaacgacggacggacggacggacggagaagAGCGACGGAGCGCTTGGAGAGCGTCCAGAGAGGCATATGCCGTACATGTGGCCACTCGTAACAATAATAACGCCATCTTCTGCCTCTTAAGAATAATGGAGCGGGCCGGATGGCCAAGCGGGCCGGGAGGGCCGGGAGGGCCGGGAGGGCGGAGCCACAAACCTTAACGACGCGGGTTACGACGTGGAAGCCCGGCCGCGATATGTACGTTTCATTAGCTCGGAATATTGGCCTGGCGAGGAAGGAATGCGACACGTTACATATGTTAAGAGAAGGAAGGGGAGGGGCTTAAGAGGAGTCCAATTTCTATCAAAAATTTAGCAAGATTTCGTAAGTTATGTGTTATTTAAAAAGTAGTGTTATGATTATTACAGTTGAAATTAACGTGATGGGAATTATTTGACTTTTGACCTTtgttgttagaaaaaaaataaaaattgagaaATCGAATAACAATTTTAAATCAATCTATCTCATCAAGCAGCCTCGAAAAAATGTTAGAAATTAAAGTTTTCTTCATAAAtcatacattaaaataataaaaagttaaatcttttcaacaaagtaaaaagtcattttaaaatgtaacattgGCGCACAcaagaataaagaaaaaaagtttctaCTTCTTAAAACATAGCATTGTGATTGACAAAATACTAAATACATTTTGCCTACATCGATCAGGTACACTTcctcctgtttgtttttttactttaaacgGCCGCACGCAATCGATATTTCATGCGCGATATGTTTGTTCGCCGCTGGCAAGCATgggggaggagaaggaggaagaggaggaggaggaggtggtggtgctggagcaACGCGATGGCGGTGGCGGTCGCCCGCTGCCAGCTCTACAACTGGAGGGATAACGCGGCGGCTTAGGCCACTGGGAGGGAGACAGATGGAATATTTATCCGTGCGCTCAACTTTTCAAAGTGCGCCAAACAACCGCCAGACGCCGAAAGACACGCCGGCGCAAAAaggtccagaaaaaaaaaaaccaataatgCGGGTGGCGAAAACAATGATCCTAATATCTCCTACATTTTCTGCGGATTTACATGgcatgaaaacttttttttttaacttttgacTCTTTTGATCCAAACTCTAAGCAGGCCACTATGTAGATGCTTATACAGCGGATTATTAAAACCAAGGAGTGCGCAGGGGAAATGTCCAAATGACAATGGCGTAACCCCGAAATGTTTCCGCCGCCTTCTCATTTCTAAACCCTTTCCTGCCGCCCCTCCCCGAGCCCCCCCCCGCTCTTATTCTCAGTTTAATCCCAGCTACTTTGCATCTCTGCAAGTTGGCTGGCAGCGCGCTGTGTTATTTTTACACGCTCGGCGGTGTAGatttccaggtttttttttgcgaGCACCTTCCTCCAACCTCGCCCATCTGCCGCCATCTGCCTGGCTTTAGCCCGCGCTTTCCGCGGCGCGCGAGCGCGCATCCTGTGAAAGAAATAACTAGCAGCCTCCAATCGGCTTTTGGCACGCCGAGGAAGGCACGGCGCTTCTccgaaaaaataaatagagcgACCACCCAAAAAATTAAAGGGAGGGGGGGATGAAAAAACGCCAGGCCAAATTACCCTCACTACTTTTTCGAAAGGGATGCGCGCCGCTAACCTGCGAGCCGGATGGGATGGGATGGGCGGGGCATAAAAAATCCACTTTTATCCTGAATGTCTCTTCTCATTTAGCTTCGGTTTTCGAATAAATAAAAACGGCGTGCGatgcggtactcggatgatttgcctaaagacgtttcgccgacggacgtttgacagacggacaggtcgccgaatggacgttccgccgaacttTCATTCGCGAcgttttaccgaggaattcacttccctgcgctcggttctaatgtccaaagagctccagtatttgtatttaatcattaaacgctgttttcggctggatttgactgaatttgagagcattttgagccgtttggcgaatggacgcatatagacgtttttttgcctccattgcgacatcatcgcgacattttaccgaggaattcacttccctgggctcggttctaatgtccaaagagctccagtatttgtatttaatcattaaatgctgttttaggatggatttgacccgattgctgtcattttacggctcggttctgctacatctgcccacccaagagtgcttattcccgggctgccattgatggtagactaataaattgagtgatgagcggcaaagggaaatgaatcatggatttttactataatttggacaacgccggcggcgggccggattaaaaatcctaacgggccgtatatggcccgcgggacgaggttgaaaaacttgtacacacacacacgatccgggggcggggcgagtgcgcgaatcccgtttcggcgaaacctccgttcggccgaacgtccattcggcgacctgtccgtctgtcaaacgtccgtcggcgaaacatctttaggcgaatcatccggtcacggtgcGATGGTTAAATGGACGAAAGCGCAAGTAGACCGAAATGCACTTTAAGGCGaatttgattggacgtctagcgccatcaatggcattcaAAGGcgactttttaaacatttattttaattctccGTCATATTAGAATAAGCTTAccctgtttgtgtttttttcaggtgTCTCTGATTGGCTAAGAGAGTGAAGCGAAAGAAAAGGGTTACCTCGGGCGCCAGGTACTCCGGCGTGCCGCAGAAGGTCTTCATGGTGGCGGCGTCCGTGATGCCTTCCTTGCACAGGCCGAAGTCGGTGATCTTGATGTGGCCGTCTTTATCCAGCATCAGGTTTTCCAGCTGCCAATCAAAGCACgtgtcacatttttttggggCGGGTCAAACGGAAGAAAAGGAACGCACCTTGAGGTCACGGTAGACGATCTTGGCCGAGTGCAGGTAGTCCAGGGCCGAGACGATCTCGGCGCCGTAGAAGCGCGTGCGTTCCTCCGAGAACACTCGCTCTCTGGACAAGTGGAAAAACAGCTGgcgggggaggagggggagagagggagagataagACAGCGGGGAGGGATGCCACTGCAATAATGACTGATTTATTGGAGGAAATTAGCACAACACAAACTGGCTGATCGCACCATATTGAGATGATAGATGGCAGAGTGGAGGGTGAGCGCCAAAAGATGGCGAGTGGCGGGGGAAAGGGGGTGCGGTGTATTTGAATGGAGGCGTTCGGCAGCTGGCACCTCATCTACAGGCGCGCACCGCAACAAGCTCGCTTGCTAGCCTGCGGGCTAGGCTGACACGGCGCTGGCGTGGACTTGGGCGACGGGGGCCAAACGGAGgctttaataaaaattaaaaaaagagaacgtAACGCCCCCTAAAGCCCCCCCCAAAGCCTCCAGTGTGACGCTCATTAGCGCGCTACCTGCCCCCTCCCTTCTTGACTGTTTTTAATTCACCCTATTGTGAGCTCTCCTGGCGACAAACTAACTCTCCTCATGAATAgaaattgggttttttttttccttaaaaagaatcactttctaaaaaaaaagtgactggAGATGTCttgagaatttttttcccctcgtcAAATATGAATTCATGTTTGTATATGACttaaaaacaactttattcTCTTGAGCTTATGGCTccatgtctaaaaaaaataaagatatctGTATTGTCATGAGATTATGACTTGGAAACCGAttcactttattattattattttttttttttaaatagaatataTAGTCTTACCTCTCCACCGTTGACGTACTCCATGACAAAACAAAGGCGGTCTTTTGTCTGGAACGAATACTTCAAAGACTGTAAAAGAGCAAACAAAGAGATCGTTAAATCGTTTCGATTCAACGACGTTTCATCTCCGGCGCGTCGAATCACCGGGACGCAAAAGTCCGTCGCCGCAACTTTCGCCATCTcgaaaaagggcaaaaaaacgacaaacaAACGATGCTAGCCTCCGTAGCATTAGAAGCTTCATCTCTCCACGCGCTTGAGCAAACAATCGTGCGAAAAGTGTTTACTTTGAAGGATAGAGGCGCTAAACAAAAGAACAGTTGGTCTGTGCGTCTCTTTGTACTTGCAGATGTGAcagcggtaaaaaaaaaaagatgtggaaCAGACGACGAGCCGCCGCAGAAGTTAGCTGATGCGTCTTCGCAAACACCAAACAGCCAACAGATGCGTCCATTATTGTGGCGCAATTGGAATCCTGGCGCGTAATTAGCCCCCGGAGACTCGAGTACGTATAGGATCAATATGCCATACGCCCGTGTAGCACGTTAGCGGCGCGCTAGGTGCCAAAAGCCCTttgcggcggtggcggtggcgtgcatgaagaagaaaaaacactcACGGTGAGAAAAGGGTGCCTGGTGTTCTTTAGGACGCGACTTTCGGTGAGCGTGTGCGCCACTTCGTCCTGTGGGAGACAACGTACCGACATGTCAATGCCCAGgaaatcttttttattattattattattattattattttagtaaaTGATTTGCAAGAGTGGtgataaaagtcaataaaaGTCAGTGACAATGTGAGCAGTGACCTTGGCGAtgatgacttcctttttgaggATCTTCATGGCATAGTATTTTCCGCTGGCCTTCTCCCGCACCAGGATCACCTTCCCGAAGGTTCCCTTTCCGAGCAGCTTCAGGTAGTCAAAGTCGCCCATGGTCTGGGAAAAACAGGAAGCCACAAATTTCAAGGTCTGCCGGAATTGGAAGAGCCATAAAGGCCAACCGACGACATCCAAGTTTGCGTACTTGCGCTACCTTGCGTTTGTGGTGCGTGCTGGAGacgtccatctcctcctccaccaTGTTGTCCATGTTGGAGGTGGGGCTGCATTGGAGGCGCTCCTCCTCTTGCTTCTGCAGCTTTTCCGCCACCATCTGGATGGCCTCCGTCCACTCATCTCTAAAAAGACGACGGCGGACATGATCAGATCATCGCTTAGAACCCCACGAACATAGagtaatacctcgccacttCACTGATTGGCTATCGCGTCGTCTGGAAAAATCACTTCTAAGTTGTGAAAATGGCTGATAAAAGGCTCAacaataaaaattgcaattatttttgAGGGTGGTGAAAAATTATAGTCAGTCTGTTGTTGCCTGTATTTCccaatgttgttatttttatttaaagtgcCTTTCAAGATGcctttttgttttggattttatctAATACAAAAACAAGCGACTTATATACTCTATTGGGAttcgtgtgttttttttatcttttcatcTTCCATTTTTTGGATCGTGCGACTGATACTCAAGTGCGGCTTATAGTCCGAAGAATACGCTATATGAAAAATATGTAGCGTACAAAAGATAGTACAAACAGGAAATGGTAGGAAACAATTGGAGAGTATTTTTCTGGCCACTAGTGGAGGATCAGGAATGAAATAATGTACAaaaagggttttaaaaatccaaataaacacATCCCTACATCGCAGTTAT
Above is a window of Stigmatopora argus isolate UIUO_Sarg chromosome 11, RoL_Sarg_1.0, whole genome shotgun sequence DNA encoding:
- the LOC144084581 gene encoding RAC-gamma serine/threonine-protein kinase-like isoform X2 — translated: MRFLQRFDPRPIIIGEFREKSLKKTTSLTAESLPARRKLWRGSGGGGGDQGRGEEEEEEAAEGEEGDKPQREAPPPHACLQYLARQGESGCANGRGRKGGSATPGWESPPPPPPPPPPPPPPARRSLWSRRVRSRTWRQGTMSDVTIVREGWLQKRGEYIKNWRPRYFLLRTDGSFIGYKEKPVDTDLPYPLNNFSVAKCQLMKTERPKPNTFIIRCLQWTTVIERTFHVDSPDERDEWTEAIQMVAEKLQKQEEERLQCSPTSNMDNMVEEEMDVSSTHHKRKTMGDFDYLKLLGKGTFGKVILVREKASGKYYAMKILKKEVIIAKDEVAHTLTESRVLKNTRHPFLTSLKYSFQTKDRLCFVMEYVNGGELFFHLSRERVFSEERTRFYGAEIVSALDYLHSAKIVYRDLKLENLMLDKDGHIKITDFGLCKEGITDAATMKTFCGTPEYLAPEVLEDNDYGRAVDWWGLGVVTYEMMCGRLPFYNQDHEKLFELILMEDIKFPRTLSSDAKSLLSGLLVKDPNKRLGGGPDDAKEIMRHGFFAGVDWQHVYDKKMFPPFKPQVTSETDTRYFDEEFTAQSITVTPPEKFDEDGTDCLDNERRPHFPQFSYSASGRE
- the LOC144084581 gene encoding RAC-gamma serine/threonine-protein kinase-like isoform X1; this translates as MRFLQRFDPRPIIIGEFREKSLKKTTSLTAESLPARRKLWRGSGGGGGDQGRGEEEEEEAAEGEEGDKPQREAPPPHACLQYLARQGESGCANGRGRKGGSATPGWESPPPPPPPPPPPPPPARRSLWSRRVRSRTWRQGTMSDVTIVREGWLQKRGEYIKNWRPRYFLLRTDGSFIGYKEKPVDTDLPYPLNNFSVAKCQLMKTERPKPNTFIIRCLQWTTVIERTFHVDSPDERDEWTEAIQMVAEKLQKQEEERLQCSPTSNMDNMVEEEMDVSSTHHKRKVAQTMGDFDYLKLLGKGTFGKVILVREKASGKYYAMKILKKEVIIAKDEVAHTLTESRVLKNTRHPFLTSLKYSFQTKDRLCFVMEYVNGGELFFHLSRERVFSEERTRFYGAEIVSALDYLHSAKIVYRDLKLENLMLDKDGHIKITDFGLCKEGITDAATMKTFCGTPEYLAPEVLEDNDYGRAVDWWGLGVVTYEMMCGRLPFYNQDHEKLFELILMEDIKFPRTLSSDAKSLLSGLLVKDPNKRLGGGPDDAKEIMRHGFFAGVDWQHVYDKKMFPPFKPQVTSETDTRYFDEEFTAQSITVTPPEKFDEDGTDCLDNERRPHFPQFSYSASGRE